The DNA window GTCGAATGGCCGGTCCGGACAGCCCGCCGGCCCCCCGGGCCAGGACGGGGCGGCGGGAGACCACGTCGATGACCATCCCGACCAGCGTGTTGATGAGCGAGACGGCGTCCGTTCCGGCCTCCACGGCCGCCCTCGCGACCGGAGCCAGGCTGGTCACGTTCGGGGTGAGCTTGGTGATCAGGGGCAACCGGGTCCGCCGGCGGCACCCGGCGACCACCTCGGCCACCGACCGCGGGTCGACCCCGAAGGCCATCCCGCCTTGGTCGACGTTGGGGCAGGAGACGTTGATCTCCAGAGCCGAGACCCCCTCGAGGCCGTCAAGCCGGGCGGCCACCTCGCCGTACTCGGCGGGTGAGTGGCCCGAGACGTTGACGATGACCGGCACGCCCGCCTCCCGCATCGAGGGTAGCTCGTCGGCGATGAACCCGTCAACCCCGGGGTTCTGGAGGCCGATGGAGTTGAGCATCCCGGCCGGGGTCTCAACCACCCGCGGCCCGGGGTTGCCCGCCCTCGGCTCGAGGGTGATCCCCTTGGTGACCACGGCCCCTAGCCGGTTCAGCGGGAAGAAGCACCCGTACTCTCGGCCGTAGCCGAAGGTCCCGGAGGCGGTCATGACCGGGTTCTTCAGAGCCACCCCGGCGATGGTCAGCCCTAAATCAGCCACCGATGATCACCTCCCGGGCGCCAAAGACCGGGCCGTCGTGACAGACCCGGAGATAGCCGGGTCCAGCCCCGGACGCCCGCACGGCGCAGCCGAGGCAGGCCCCGACGCCGCAGGCCATCCGGGTTTCCAGGGAGAAGTAGGCGCGGCGGGTCCCGACCATCCCCTGGACCCGCTGGAGCATGGCCTCCGGCCCGCAGGCATAGATGACCGCGGCCGGTTCGCCGGTGAGCCGCTCGCCCAGGGCCTCGGTGACGAACCCCGGCCGGCCGGAAGACCCGTCATCGGTGGTGACGAGGAGCTCATCGGCCGCCTCCCCCAGGACATCGAGGGCCGCCAGACCGGCGGCGGTCTGCGCCCCGACCAGAACCAGGGCCGGTGTCCCCCGCCCCCGGAACCGTTCGGCCAGGGCGACCAGCGGAGCCACCCCGATCCCGCCGCCGACGATGATCGGTTTTGCTCCCGGCCCGAGGTCGGTCGGAAAGCCGCGTCCCAGGGGCCCGATGACGTCGGCCACGTCGCCGGGCCGAAGCCCGGCCAGGTAGCTTGTCCCCCGCCCGACCACCCGGAAGAGGACCTCGATCCACTCCCCGGCCGGGTCGATCCGATGCAGGCTCAGCGGACGCCTGAGTAAGGGATCCAGGCGGTCCGGGGGTGCGCACCGGATGTGGAGGAACTGCCCCGGCTCGGCCGAGCGGGCCACTTCCGGGGCTTTGAGTCGCAGTCGGCGGTACGAAGGGCCGGCCGGGCCGCTCTCCACGATCGGCGCTTTATCCAGCGAAACCATCATCCACCCTCTTCTCGTTCAGGTAGTCCTGGAGGGCCCGCGGGGCGAACGGCCGCCCCGGCAGGCCGGCCTCGAGCACCTCGGCCAGGGCCGCGGCCGTGTCCAGAGAGGTCAGGCAGGGTAAGCCGTACTCGACGGCCGCCCGGCGGATGCGGAACCCGTCCCGCTCCGGGCGTTTCCCCTTGGTCAGCGTATTGATGACCAGGTCGACCCGACCGGCCTGGATCTCTTCGAGGAGGTTGGGCCCGGCCTCGCCTATCTTACTGACCCGGGTCGCCCGGATCTTCGCCGCCGCCAGGGCTCCCGCCGTCCCGGCGGTGGCCATCAGCTGGAAGCCGAGGTCGGCGAACCGGCCGAGGAGCGGCAGGGCGGCGGCCTTGTCCCGGTCGGCCACGGTGGCCAGGATGGTCCCTCCCGCCGGCACCCTCACCCCGGCCGCCACCAGTGCCCGGTAGAGAGCGCCGGCGAAGTCCCGGTCGAGACCCATCACCTCGCCCGTCGACTTCATCTCCGGGCCCAGGGAGGTGTCGACGGTGGTCAGCTTTGACCAGGAGAAGACCGGGGCCTTCACCGCCACATACGGCGGCGCGGGCCAGAGTCCCCCCCGGTACCCGAGGGACCTCAGGTCCCGGCCCAGGGCCACCCGGGTGGCCAATCCAACCAGGGGAAGCCCGGTGACCTTGCTCAGGAATGGCACCGTCCGGCTTGACCGGGGGTTGGCCTCGATGACGTAGGCTTCGTCGCCGGCCACGACGAACTGGACATTGATCAGCCCCCGCACCCCCAGGGCCAGCGCCATCCGGGTGGTGTGGTCGACGACCCGGTCGATGACTGCCCGGCTCAGGTTCCGCGGGGGGTTGACGGCGATGCTGTCGCCGGAGTGGACCCCGGCCCGCTCGACATGCTCCATCACCCCGGCCACGAGCACCTCGGAGCCGTCGGCGATGGCGTCGACCTCGACCTCCCTACCCTCGACGTAGCGGTCCACCAGCGCCGGGTGGTCGGGCGAGACCACCGCCGTGAAGGTCAGGTAGTCATCGAGCTCGCCGGAATCGTGGACGATCTCCATCGCCCGGCCGCCGAGGACGTATGACGGTCTGACCGGCACGGGGAAGCCGACTTCGGCCGCGGCCCGCCGGGCCTCCTCGGGCGAAGCCGCCATCCGGCCGGGCGGTCTGGGAATCCCCAGGCCGGCCAGGAGGTCATCGAAACGCCCGCGGTCCTCGGCCATGTCGATCCCATCGACGCCCGTGCCGAGGATGGTCGCCCCCGATGCCGGTCGGAGACGCTGGCATCGGTGGAGACGGTCTCCGGGTTGTTGTTGATGATCACCGACTGGTAGCCTTCCTCGCGGAGGGTCCTCACCGCGTGGACCGAGCAGTAGTCGAACTCGATCCCCTGGCCGATCCGGATCGGCCCGGACCCGATGACGAGGGCCTTGGGCCGCGCCTCCACGACCGCCTCGTCGGTCTCCTCGTGGCACGAGTAATAATAGGGTGTCCTGGCCTCGAACTCGGCCGCGCAGGTATCGACCATCTTGTACACCGGGACCCCGCCGACCCGGGCCGAGCCTCCAACGGCCAGCCCTCCGGCCGCCCCTCCGCCCCGGATGATCCCGGCGATCTTGGCCACAAAAAAGGGGTCGACCCCCGAAAGGGCGGCCACCCGGTCGACCTCCCAGCCGCGGCGCAAGGCCTCGGCCAGGACGAAGAGGCGTTCGTCGTCGGCCCTCTCGAGCCGCTCGGCCAGACGTTCCTCGGCGACCACGGCCAGGGACGGGAGAATCAGGCCACGCGGGCCGATCTCCAGCGATCGCACGGCCTTCAGGAGGGCCCCTTCGAAGGTCCGGTCGATGGCCATCACTTCGCCGGTGGCCTTCATCTGCGGGCCGAGGACCCGGTCGGCCGTACCGAACTTGTCGAACGGCCAGCGGGGCAGCTTGACCACGACGTAGTCGAGGGCCGGTTCGAAGCAGGCGTAGGTGTTCCCGGTGACCGGGTTCCTGATCTGGTCGAGGGTCAACCCGGCGGCGATCTTGGCGGCGATGAAGGCGATCGGGTAGCCGGTGGCCTTGGAAGCCAGGGCGCTCGACCGGCTGACCCGGGGGTTGACCTCGATGACGTGGTACTCGTCGGTCCTCGGGCTCAGGGCGAACTGCATGTTGCAGCCGCCCTCCAGGCCGAGGGCCTCGATGATCCGCAGCGACGCCGAGCGGAGCCGTTGATAGTCGGGGTCGGACAGGGTCTGGCTGGGAGCGACGACCAGGCTGTCGCCGGTGTGGATGCCGACCGGGTCGATGTTCTCCATATTGCACACGGTGATGCAGTTGCCCTTGCCGTCCCGCATCACCTCGTACTCGATCTCTTTCCAGCCGGCCAGGCTCTTCTCGATCAGAACCTGTCCGATGGGGCTGGCCCGAAGCCCCTTGGAGGCGGCCAGGGCCAGCTCCTCAGGGTTCTCGGCGATGCCCCCGCCGGTGCCGCCGAGGGTGAAGGCCGGACGGACGATGACCGGAAAGCCAAGGCGGCGGGCCAGTCGCTTGGCCTCACCGAGGTCGTCGACGATGCCGCTGGCCGGGACCGGCTCGCCGATGGCCCGCATCGTCTCCTTGAAGAGCCGTCGGTCCTCGGCCTTGCGGATGGAATCAAGAGGGGTCCCGAGGAGGGATGTCCCAACCTCCTCGAGGACCCCCGCCTGGGACAGCTCGACCGCCAGGTTCAGCCCGACCTGCCCGCCGAGGGTGGCCAAGAGCCCGTCCGGCCGCTCCTTCCGGATGATCTCGGCCACGCACTGGGCGGTCAACGGCTCGATGTAGACGCGATGGGCAGTCTCCGGGTCGGTCATGATCGTCGCCGGATTCGAGTTGACCAGGACGACTTCGA is part of the Bacillota bacterium genome and encodes:
- a CDS encoding dihydroorotate dehydrogenase electron transfer subunit, with the protein product MMVSLDKAPIVESGPAGPSYRRLRLKAPEVARSAEPGQFLHIRCAPPDRLDPLLRRPLSLHRIDPAGEWIEVLFRVVGRGTSYLAGLRPGDVADVIGPLGRGFPTDLGPGAKPIIVGGGIGVAPLVALAERFRGRGTPALVLVGAQTAAGLAALDVLGEAADELLVTTDDGSSGRPGFVTEALGERLTGEPAAVIYACGPEAMLQRVQGMVGTRRAYFSLETRMACGVGACLGCAVRASGAGPGYLRVCHDGPVFGAREVIIGG
- a CDS encoding dihydroorotate dehydrogenase; amino-acid sequence: MADLGLTIAGVALKNPVMTASGTFGYGREYGCFFPLNRLGAVVTKGITLEPRAGNPGPRVVETPAGMLNSIGLQNPGVDGFIADELPSMREAGVPVIVNVSGHSPAEYGEVAARLDGLEGVSALEINVSCPNVDQGGMAFGVDPRSVAEVVAGCRRRTRLPLITKLTPNVTSLAPVARAAVEAGTDAVSLINTLVGMVIDVVSRRPVLARGAGGLSGPAIRPVAVRAVYEVAAAIEVPVIGLGGIVTAEDALQFIMAGASAVAVGTALFADPLAACRVVEGLAAWCDGQGVSWIGEIVGAANPAFRGRRPGRMTEC